The nucleotide window CGGCCGCACCGCGTGCTGGCGGTCAGCCCTTGACCGCGCCGACGATGACGCCGCGGGTGAAGTGGCGCTGGACGAAGGGGTACACCAGCGCGATCGGCGCCACCGTCACCACCACCACGGCCATCTTGATGGCCAGGGTCGGCGGAAGCGTCGCGGTGACCGCGCCCGATTGCTGCGGCGCCTGCCCCGCCAGGATGTAGCTCTGCAGCACCCGCTGGATCGGGAACTTCTCGTTGTCGTCGATGTAGAGCAGCGCGTTGAACCAGGTGTTCCAGTAGCCGACCGCGTAGAAGAGGCCGACCACCGCGATCACCGCCTTGGACAGCGGCAGCACGATCCGCCACAGGATGCGGAACTCCCCCGCGCCGTCGACCCGGGCGCTGTCCAGCAGTTCGGCCGGGATGTTCTGGAAGAACGCCCGCACCACCACCAGGTTGAAGACGCTCACCGCGGTCGGCAGGATCAGCGCCCAGAGGCTGTCCTTGAGGCCGACCCCGGTGACGACCAGGTAGTGCGGCACCAGCCCGGGATAGATCAGGAACGTCAGCAGGAAGTAGAAGAGCAGGCCCCGGTGCAGCAGCGATCCCGGCCGGGACAGCCCGTACGCGGCCAGCACGGTCACCGCGAGGCTCAGCGTCGTGCCGACCACCGTGACCAGCGTGCTGACCAGCAGCGCCTTGCTGATCTGGCCGCCGGAGAAGACGATCCGGTACGCCGAGAAGTCCAGGTCCCGGGGCACCACGACCAGGCCGCCGGCCGCGTTGATGGCCTCCCGCGACGACACGCTGGTCACCAGCACCACCCAGAGCGGCACGAGCACGGCGAGCACGACCAGGGTGAGCACCGTTCCCCGGGCGGCCTGCGTCGCGGCGCCGGGCTCCTCCTCCCAGGCCGGGCGCGACGGATGACGACGGCGCGTGGTCGTGGTCATGAGCGCGAGTACACCCCCCGCTCGCCCAGGGCATGGGCGAACCTGTTGGCGGCGAGGATCAGCACCAGGCCGACCACCGCCTTGAAGAGCCCGGCGGCCGCGCCGAAGCCGTAATCCCCGGTGGCGATGGCGTGGTGGTAGACGAACGTGTCGATCACCTCGGCGGCCTGCCGGCCGACCGCGTCGCGTTGCAGCAGGAACTGCTCGAAGCCGACCGACAGCGCGTCGCCGAGCCGCAGGATCAGCAGCAGGACGATCACCGGCCGCAGCCCGGGCAGGGTGATGTGCCACAGCCGGCGCCACCGGGAGGCGCCGTCGACGGCCGACGCCTCGTACAGGTTGGTGTCGATCGCGGCCAGCGCGGCGAGGAAGACGATCGTGCCCCAGCCGAGGTCCTTCCAGACCGCCTCCGCGGTGACCAGGACGATGAACGTGTCCGGGTTGGACATGATCTCCGGCGGCGTGATCCCGGCGTCGCGCAGCTCCTGCGCCAGCAGGCCGGCGCCGCCCAGCATCTGCACGAAGAACGTCACCACCAGCACCCAGCTGAAGAAGTGCGGCAGGTAGACGACGGTCTGCACGAAGCCGCGCAGCCGCCCGGACAGGATGCTGTGCAACAGGATGGCCAGCGCGATCGGCAGCGGGAAGAAGAAGACCAGCTGGAACGCCGTGATGGCCAGGGTGTTCCAGAAGGCGTCCCAGAACGCCGGGTCGGCGAAGAGGTCCCGGAAGTTGTCGAGGCCGACGAACGGGCTGGCGGCCAGCGCCTGCAGGGCGCCGTCGCCGAGGTAGGGGTTGTAGTCCTGGAACGCGACAACGTTGCCCAGCGCCGGCAGGTAGTGGAAGACCGCCAGCAGCAGGGCCGCCGGCGCGACCATGACCAGCAGCGGCCAGTCGCGCCGCAGCCGGGCCCGCCACGGCGACCGCCGCCGGGCCGGGGGCGCCGGAGCCGGCGGCGGCAGCGGTGCGACCGCCGGCTCGATACGGCTGGCTTGGTCGTTGCTCATTTACCGTTGGCGGCCAGCGCCGAACCCATCAGTTCCCGAGCCTCGTCACCGCCCGCCGCGCGCCACTCCTTGACCACGACGTCGATGTCGGAGATCGGGCGCCGGCCCCGGACGATGTCGGTCATCTTGTCCTCGGTCGGCTGCATGCCGGCCTTGTACTTGGCCGGCATCTCGAACTTCAGGCCAAGCCACGGGTCCTTCTCCAGGTTCTTCACGGTCTCGTTCGAGTACGCCAGCAGCTGCGACACGTACTGCGGCGTCTGCGGGTACGGCTGCACGACCGGGCTGCGCCCGCTGATGAAGAAGTACTGGTTCTGGATCTCCTTGAAGCCCAGTTCGGTCTTCACCGGGCCGTCGGCGCCGCGGGTCTGGTGCTTGCCCTCGACGCCGTACTCGCGCAGGTCGAACTCGGTGGTGCCGAACGGCGCGGAGCACCAGTTGATCACACGCAGGATCTCCTCGACCCGCGCCTTGCCGAGCCCCTTCTTGACGAAGGTGTAGGAGATCGGGTCGTCGTCGCCCCAGGCGAGCGGGCTGCCGCCGGTGGCGGAGAAGAGCGGGACCGGCTGCACCTCGAAGCCGGGCGTGATCTTCTGCTGCTCGGCCTGCATCGCCTGCCACATGCCGATGCCGTCCTGATGAAACATG belongs to Amorphoplanes digitatis and includes:
- a CDS encoding ABC transporter permease, with the translated sequence MSNDQASRIEPAVAPLPPPAPAPPARRRSPWRARLRRDWPLLVMVAPAALLLAVFHYLPALGNVVAFQDYNPYLGDGALQALAASPFVGLDNFRDLFADPAFWDAFWNTLAITAFQLVFFFPLPIALAILLHSILSGRLRGFVQTVVYLPHFFSWVLVVTFFVQMLGGAGLLAQELRDAGITPPEIMSNPDTFIVLVTAEAVWKDLGWGTIVFLAALAAIDTNLYEASAVDGASRWRRLWHITLPGLRPVIVLLLILRLGDALSVGFEQFLLQRDAVGRQAAEVIDTFVYHHAIATGDYGFGAAAGLFKAVVGLVLILAANRFAHALGERGVYSRS
- a CDS encoding carbohydrate ABC transporter permease, which translates into the protein MTTTTRRRHPSRPAWEEEPGAATQAARGTVLTLVVLAVLVPLWVVLVTSVSSREAINAAGGLVVVPRDLDFSAYRIVFSGGQISKALLVSTLVTVVGTTLSLAVTVLAAYGLSRPGSLLHRGLLFYFLLTFLIYPGLVPHYLVVTGVGLKDSLWALILPTAVSVFNLVVVRAFFQNIPAELLDSARVDGAGEFRILWRIVLPLSKAVIAVVGLFYAVGYWNTWFNALLYIDDNEKFPIQRVLQSYILAGQAPQQSGAVTATLPPTLAIKMAVVVVTVAPIALVYPFVQRHFTRGVIVGAVKG